The Salinirubrum litoreum genome segment GCGACGCTCGCCCAGTTTCCGAGCGGCTCCAAGATCACACCGAGGCGATCCTCGTCTGCCAATAGTGTCCGCAAGAAGGCCTGTTTCGCGGCCACAGATTTACCCGACCCGGGATCACCCACCCGGAACGTGGCATACCCGTTCGCCCGGGCGAACGGATCGACGACAACCGGCGTACCTGTCCGACTCTCCGTCCCGAGTTCGATTCCCTCGGATTCGAGCATCGTCGGCCGGTGCGGAGACGAGAGCAGTGCACCGACTGCTCCGCCGAGTGCGACGACCGACCGGTCCGCGACGTCCGGACCAACCGGTGCAGCCGACTGGACGGCGCGATCCTGTGCACAGATGGCCGTCTTCGCCGTCAACCCAGCAGGCTGTTCACGCAGCCGTTGGCGCACCCGTCGCACCGACTCCCTGAGTGTCTCTCTGTCGTCTGCCCGGACGGTGACGTAGATCGACTGGTGGAACACACGCGTCCCACCCTCGACTGCGGCGTACGTCTGGGCGGCCCGCTGACTCCGTTCTGCGAGATACCCACCGCGGACCGTCTCTTCGAGACGGGCGTCTGCTTCGAGGTCGTCCGCTTGCCGCTGGAGTTCTCGCCGAGCGCGTTCGTGATCGATCGGCTCCCAATTAATGGTGAGTGCGTACGACACGTCCGAGAGTTCGAACAGGCCCGACAGCGAACCGTCTTTCAGCAGATCTGGATAGCCCTCGATAGTGAGCGTCTGTGTCCACGTCTCGTCGAGCCGTGCTGTGCGCGTGCCCCACTCGATCCCTGCAGGCGCGATGTCGTCAGCGTGTGACTCGCCGAGTTCCGTGAGGTGCTCGTATTCGGCCTCTGCGGGCGTCCGGTCCTCGTCCGCCTCCACGGCCGCCCCGCCATCCCCCCGTGCGACAGCGCGAGCCGTGCGGCGTTCTATCGTCCCGTCTGGCGCAGCCGGTGTCTGAGCTGCTCGTGAGGCTCGACCGACCGCCGTGCGGGTTCGGACAGACCGGTCTGCAGGCTCACCACCCCAGAACTCGACACACAGTTCGTAGAGTTCGACAGTGGAGAGTCGACGGGCACGCCAGCCGGGGATGTGGCCGAACAGTTCGGTCTGGAGGGTCTCGACTCTCGCATCGAGTTTCTCTGCCATCCGCTCACGGCGTTCGAGCGGGGAGAGCGGTTCCCGGCCACGGAGGACCGTCCGGGCGAGCACACCGAGGAGTGGCACCCCTGCGAGTCGCTCTGCTGGTGTGCCCTCCTGTGCGTCTCGCTCGTACACCTCGACTGGTGAGACAGACACCCCGAGGAAGTACTGTGGGTGCGTACTCTGTGCGAGTGCATCCGATCGTTCCTGGCGATATTCGTCTGTGAGGACTCGTCGTGTTCGGGCTGCGGTGAACGCCCCACTCGACGTCCCCGGATCGGCCGACCCGACCACCGTCTCGACCGGGAACGGCCGCGTTCGGACGTGCAGTTTCAGTGGGAACTCCGCCTCGGCGTTCACGAACTCGGTGATCGTCGACTCTACACTCGCCCAGTCGGGGTGCAGCGCAAACCCCATCGGTGTGGGTTCGATCTCGACCATGGCCTCGAGTGTCCCGTCTGTGCGTTCGACCGCTGCGAGACCGGGCCACGCACGGCCGATGTTCGTCACCTCCTGTGTCGATTCTGCGGGAACGAAGGGGACACGGCCGGTCCCACGCTCGGGCTCGTCTGCGAGCGAGAGCTTCGGTCGGCGCAGGTAGTACCGACCGAGCGTCCTGACCCACGCACCGGCAGTGAGGTGCGGTGGTGCGGCGAAAACGAGGGCAATCGAGATGAACAGCCCGACGAGTACTGCAGGGATGACGAGTCCCCGTGCACCGAAGATGCTCACGAGGAACAGGCCGGCCACCGGCCCGACAGCCAGCACCTGTGCGTCACCACTGCGAAGCCCGAAGATGGGGACACGGCGCTCCGGTGTGAGCGTCGCCAGAGTCCGGCGAGTTGCGGCCGTCGCTTCTGGGTCCGAATCCGCCTGTGGTCGAGTCGTCCGAGTCACTACTGGACCCCCGGATCGTTCTCTGTTCTGCGGTACGCGGGGATGCCCTGCTGGCCGTGTGCATCCGTCACCGGTGGGTCACCACGGAATCGCTCACCGAGTCGGTTCCCCGCCGCGTAGCCCACACCTGCACGGGCACCGAACCGTCCTGCTGTCGCCGCCGCACCCGGCCCGGCGACACTGGCGAGGCCGACGACAGCACCGACTGTCGCCACACCTGCAGTGGTCGCTCCGATCACCTTCGCGGTGAGTGGCGAGGCGTCTTTGAACAGTCGCCACGTCACGAGCAGGCCGAGGACAGGCAGTGCGACCGCGACGAGCGTCTGGAC includes the following:
- a CDS encoding VirB4 family type IV secretion system protein, whose product is MTRTTRPQADSDPEATAATRRTLATLTPERRVPIFGLRSGDAQVLAVGPVAGLFLVSIFGARGLVIPAVLVGLFISIALVFAAPPHLTAGAWVRTLGRYYLRRPKLSLADEPERGTGRVPFVPAESTQEVTNIGRAWPGLAAVERTDGTLEAMVEIEPTPMGFALHPDWASVESTITEFVNAEAEFPLKLHVRTRPFPVETVVGSADPGTSSGAFTAARTRRVLTDEYRQERSDALAQSTHPQYFLGVSVSPVEVYERDAQEGTPAERLAGVPLLGVLARTVLRGREPLSPLERRERMAEKLDARVETLQTELFGHIPGWRARRLSTVELYELCVEFWGGEPADRSVRTRTAVGRASRAAQTPAAPDGTIERRTARAVARGDGGAAVEADEDRTPAEAEYEHLTELGESHADDIAPAGIEWGTRTARLDETWTQTLTIEGYPDLLKDGSLSGLFELSDVSYALTINWEPIDHERARRELQRQADDLEADARLEETVRGGYLAERSQRAAQTYAAVEGGTRVFHQSIYVTVRADDRETLRESVRRVRQRLREQPAGLTAKTAICAQDRAVQSAAPVGPDVADRSVVALGGAVGALLSSPHRPTMLESEGIELGTESRTGTPVVVDPFARANGYATFRVGDPGSGKSVAAKQAFLRTLLADEDRLGVILEPLGNWASVAEALGGQRVTVGGTLGVNPLDIRAVPASVQRTMGADASPFAEKLNDVLSFLTNFFAQRGVTLGERRVTLELALIETYKRAGITEDIETHGAESPTLRDLLDVLSDMIDDPEAFTARAVAAEAEQLVTHAETLVYQLRVFDEGERYANIGEPTAFDLREESVLYLDLGQQEGSIGEDTGLLMQLLISQVYELAKETDREVVFVIDEARYVLKDAASLSFLETVFRHHRHHDLSIRLVTQTVDEFFDRPEAEAILDQCAVKQFHRLDGMDAQWAEEFGLNPAQMRFVQEALPGDPVRGYGEALVGVDGEWYGIEVRLLAGEWKVIEFDPQVGDVATHPDGQSEHLPL